The Deinococcota bacterium genome has a window encoding:
- the rplT gene encoding 50S ribosomal protein L20, with product MPRAKTGTVRRAKHKKVLKRAKGFWGSRSKSFRVAQQTLLNAADYAYRDRRDKKTVFRRLWIARINAAARQEGLSYSAFMSGLRKAEVEINRKVLADLAVQQPEAFKKLTELARAA from the coding sequence ATGCCAAGAGCCAAAACCGGCACCGTTCGCCGCGCCAAGCACAAGAAGGTTCTAAAGCGCGCCAAGGGCTTCTGGGGTTCGCGCTCCAAGAGCTTTCGCGTCGCCCAGCAGACGCTCCTCAATGCCGCCGACTATGCTTACCGCGACCGCCGCGACAAGAAGACCGTGTTCCGCCGCCTGTGGATCGCGCGCATCAATGCCGCCGCCCGCCAGGAGGGCCTCTCCTACTCGGCCTTCATGAGCGGCCTGCGCAAGGCCGAGGTGGAGATCAACCGCAAGGTCTTGGCCGACCTCGCGGTGCAGCAGCCCGAGGCCTTCAAAAAGCTCACGGAGCTTGCCAGGGCCGCGTAG
- the rpmI gene encoding 50S ribosomal protein L35: protein MPKLKTHKGTKARVKITGRGKVKAMKSGKRHLNYKKSGKRIRQGRNGLILAETEVKRVYRLLPYG from the coding sequence GTGCCGAAGTTAAAGACCCATAAGGGCACCAAAGCCCGTGTCAAGATCACTGGGCGAGGTAAGGTCAAGGCGATGAAGAGCGGCAAGCGCCACCTCAACTACAAAAAGAGCGGCAAGAGGATTCGCCAGGGCCGAAACGGTCTGATCCTCGCCGAGACCGAAGTCAAGCGCGTCTACCGCTTGCTTCCCTACGGTTAG
- the infC gene encoding translation initiation factor IF-3: MRLIDAEGVQQGIVDTRDAIRKAREEDLDLVLVGEVAQPPVAKIMDYGKYRFELQQQEKETRKRSRQQEMKAIKFRVKIDKHDYETKVNHVRRFLEGGHKVKITIMFRGRERTHPELGQDILKRVAQDVSELAAVESSPSILGMDMNMVLGPTKDLQKRVQSKENEAAPPA; the protein is encoded by the coding sequence GTGCGGCTTATCGACGCCGAGGGCGTTCAGCAGGGTATCGTCGATACCCGCGACGCCATCAGAAAGGCCAGGGAGGAGGACCTTGACCTGGTTTTAGTCGGTGAGGTCGCGCAGCCGCCCGTCGCGAAGATCATGGATTACGGCAAGTACCGCTTCGAGCTGCAGCAGCAGGAAAAAGAGACGCGCAAGCGCTCGCGCCAGCAGGAGATGAAGGCCATCAAGTTTCGGGTCAAGATCGACAAGCACGACTACGAGACCAAGGTCAACCACGTCAGGCGCTTTCTCGAGGGCGGCCACAAGGTCAAGATCACCATCATGTTTCGCGGGCGCGAACGCACCCACCCAGAACTCGGTCAGGATATTCTGAAGCGCGTCGCCCAAGACGTTTCCGAGCTTGCCGCGGTCGAGAGCTCGCCCAGCATCCTGGGCATGGATATGAACATGGTCCTGGGGCCGACCAAGGACCTGCAGAAGAGGGTGCAGTCCAAGGAGAACGAAGCGGCCCCCCCAGCCTAG
- a CDS encoding SCP2 sterol-binding domain-containing protein, which yields MPTAKEFVYKLPQAFRSDVAGSTHATVQYDLSEPMYSVIEGGEMQVFEGRAENPDVTVAMSDEDFVLLMKGELNGMAAFMSGRLKVQGDMMLAQRLVSFVDADKLA from the coding sequence ATGCCCACCGCCAAGGAGTTCGTCTACAAGCTTCCCCAGGCCTTCCGCTCGGACGTGGCCGGCAGCACCCACGCGACCGTCCAGTACGACCTGTCCGAGCCCATGTACAGCGTCATCGAGGGTGGCGAGATGCAGGTCTTCGAGGGCCGCGCCGAGAACCCCGACGTCACCGTCGCCATGAGCGACGAGGACTTCGTCTTACTCATGAAGGGCGAGCTGAACGGCATGGCCGCCTTTATGAGCGGCAGGCTCAAGGTCCAGGGCGACATGATGCTGGCCCAGCGGCTGGTCAGCTTCGTGGACGCCGACAAGTTGGCCTGA